The nucleotide sequence CGTGCCGGCGAGCGCCGGCTCGTCGATCGCCAGCGACGCGTCGTCGACCAGCTGGCGGGAGGTGGCGAGGACGGCCTGGCCGTAGCCCGGCCGCCGCGGCTCGCCCGCCGCGACCGACGGCGCGAGCGTCCCGGCGCGGCGGGTTCCCAGCCGGGCCAGCTCACCGGCCGCGGCGGCCGGGGTCTGGGTGAACAGGTCGGTGTCCATCTCGACGCCGAGGGTGTCGAGCACCCGGCAGTCCGGCAGCACACCGGTCGCGTCCAGGGCGACGCCGAACGGGCGGTTCCTGCCCTCCCAGTTGACGTAGCTGCCGGAACGCTGGGCGTCCGGCGCGACCGGGAGCACCACGTCGGCGAGCTCGGTCACCGCCGAGGTGTGGATCTCCAGGCTGACCAGGAACCCGACCTCGCGCAGTGCGGTGATCGCCGCCTGCGGGTCCGCCATGTCGTGCGGGTCGACCCCGCCGACCACCAGGGCGGCCAGCTCGCCGGCCGCAGCGGCGGCCAGGATCGCGTCACCGTCGCGGCCCGGCTCGGCGGGCAGCGGGCCGGAGCCCCACAGCCGCTCGAGCTCGGCGCGGGCGGCCGCGTCGGTCACCGGGCGTCCGCCGGGCAGCAGGGTCGGCACCGCACCGGCCTCCAGCGCACCGCGGTCGCCGGCCCGGCGGGGCAGCCAGCCGATCGACGCGCCGGTGCGGGCGGCCAGCGCCGACACCGCGGAGTACAGCCCCGGCGACTCGGCGGCCCGGTCACCGACCAGGATCACCGCACCCGGCTGCTCCAGGGCGGCGGTCGCGTCGGCACCCGGGTCCGCGACCACGGCGGCCTCGGCACCCGGAACCGCGTGCAGCACGGTGGCGCCGGTCTTCTCGGCACCGGTCGTGGTGAACGGCGCCACCTGGAAGTGCCGCAGCCCCTTCTTCCGCCACGCCTTGCGCAGCCGGAGGAAGACGATGCCCGACTCCTCCTCGGGGTCGGTCGCGACGGTGAGCACCGCGGGCGCGTTCTCGATCTTCTCGAAGGTCACGGCGGCCTCGCCCGGCACGCCCTCCGGCGCGGTCCCGACGACGTGCGCGGCGAGGAACTCCAGCTCCTCGCCGGAGTGCGGCCGGGACCGGAAGTCGATGTCGTTGGTGCGGGCGGCGACCCGGGCGAACTTCGCGTAGGAGTACGCGTCCTCGACCGTCAACCGGCCGCCGGGCAGCACCCCGATGCCGGCGCCGTCCCGGGCGGCGCTCAGGCCGTCCGCGGCGATCTGCAGCGCCTCGGTCCAGGAGGCCTCCTCCAGCTCACCGTCGGCGCGGCGCACCAGCGGCCGGGTGATCCGGCGGGCGCTGCCCAGGTAGCGGAAGGCGAAGCGGCCCTTGTCGCAGAGCCACTCCTCGTTCACCTCGGGATCGTTGCCGGCGAGGCGGCGCAGCACCGTCCCGCGCCGGGAGTCGGTCCGCATGTCGCAGCCGGAGCTGCAGTGCTCGCAGGTGCCCGGGGTGGAGCGCAGGTCGAACGGCCGCGACCGGAACCGGTACGCGGCGCTGGTCAGCGCGCCGACCGGGCAGATCTGAATGGTGTTGCCCGAGAAATAGGACTGGAAGGGCTGGTCCTCGGCGATCCCGATCTGCTGGTTCGCGCCGCGCTCGAGCAGGTCGATGAACGGGTCCCCGGCGATCTCCTCGGAGAACCGGGTGCAGCGCTGGCAGAGCACGCAGCGCTCGCGGTCGAGCAGCACCTGCGAGCTGATCGGCAGCGGCTTGGGGAAGGTCCGCTTCCGCTCGACGAACCGGGAGTCGGCCCGGCCGTGTGCCATCGCCTGGTTCTGCAGCGGGCACTCGCCGCCCTTGTCGCAGATCGGGCAGTCCAGCGGGTGGTTGATGAGCAGCAGCTCCATCACACCCTGCTGCGCCTTGTCCGCCCGCTCGGAGGTGTTCTGGGTCTTGACCACCATCCCGTCGGCGACGGTCATGGTGCAGCTGGCCTGCGGCTTCGGCATCGGCCGGCCGCCCATCTCGACCTCGACCAGGCACTGGCGGCAGGCGCCTGCCGGGTCGAGCAGCGGGTGGTCGCAGAACCGCGGGATCACGATCCCGATGCGCTCGCAGGTCCGGATCAGCAGCTCGCCCTTGGGGGCGTCGACGACGTGGCCGTCGATGGTGAGCCGGACGTGCCCCTCGGGGACCGGGGTCTCCTCGGTCGTGTTCTTCTCCGGTGTGAGCGTCATGTGGAGGCTCCCGTGAGTGCTGTTCCGTCGGTCCGTTGCGCAAGCTCCACGTCCGCCAGCTGCTCGGGCCTGTCCACGTCCGGCTGCGACGCGATCAGGTCGACGAACTCCTGGCGGAAGTACTGGATCGCACTGGTGATCGGGCTCGTCGCCCCGTCTCCCAGCGCACAGAAGGAGCGGCCGAGGATGTTGTCGCAGACGTCGACCATCATGTCGATGTCCGCGGCCGTCCCCTCACCGCGCACCATCCGCTGCAGCACCTGCACCAGCCAGAACGTTCCTTCCCGGCAGGGGGTGCACTTGCCGCAGCTCTCGTGCTTGTAGAACTCGGTCCACTTCATGACCGCCCACGGCACCGAGACGGTCTCGTTGAAGACCTGCACCGCCGTCGTGCCGAGCATCGAGCCGGCCTCCGCCGCACCCTCGAAGTCCAGCGGGACGTCGAGGTGCTCGGCGGTCAGCAGCGGTGTCGAGGAACCGCCGGGCGTCCAGAACTTGAGCGGGACACCGTCCTTCATGCCGCCCGCCAGCTCCAGCAGCTCGCGCAGCGTGATGCCGAGCGGTGCCTCGTACTGGCCGGGGCGCTCCACGTGCCCGGAGATCGAGTAGATCTTCGGGCCCGGGGACTTCTCCCGCCCCATCGAGCGGAACCAGTCCGCGCCGCCGGTCACGATCGCCGGGACCGACGCGATGGTCTCGACGTTGTTCACCACGGTCGGGCTGGCGTAGAGACCCGACGTCGCCGGGAACGGCGGCTTGAGCCGGGGCTGGCCGCGCCGTCCCTCCAACGAGTCCAGCAGCGCCGTCTCCTCGCCGCAGATGTAGGCGCCCGCCCCGGCGTGCACCACGATCTCCAGGTCGAACCCGGAACCGAGGATGTCGTGCCCGAGATAGCCGGCCTCCTTCGCCTCCCGGACGGCGGCGCGCAGCCTGCGGATGCAGTGCAGCGCCTCGCCGCGGACGTAGATCGCG is from Pseudonocardia autotrophica and encodes:
- a CDS encoding NADH-quinone oxidoreductase subunit G; this encodes MTLTPEKNTTEETPVPEGHVRLTIDGHVVDAPKGELLIRTCERIGIVIPRFCDHPLLDPAGACRQCLVEVEMGGRPMPKPQASCTMTVADGMVVKTQNTSERADKAQQGVMELLLINHPLDCPICDKGGECPLQNQAMAHGRADSRFVERKRTFPKPLPISSQVLLDRERCVLCQRCTRFSEEIAGDPFIDLLERGANQQIGIAEDQPFQSYFSGNTIQICPVGALTSAAYRFRSRPFDLRSTPGTCEHCSSGCDMRTDSRRGTVLRRLAGNDPEVNEEWLCDKGRFAFRYLGSARRITRPLVRRADGELEEASWTEALQIAADGLSAARDGAGIGVLPGGRLTVEDAYSYAKFARVAARTNDIDFRSRPHSGEELEFLAAHVVGTAPEGVPGEAAVTFEKIENAPAVLTVATDPEEESGIVFLRLRKAWRKKGLRHFQVAPFTTTGAEKTGATVLHAVPGAEAAVVADPGADATAALEQPGAVILVGDRAAESPGLYSAVSALAARTGASIGWLPRRAGDRGALEAGAVPTLLPGGRPVTDAAARAELERLWGSGPLPAEPGRDGDAILAAAAAGELAALVVGGVDPHDMADPQAAITALREVGFLVSLEIHTSAVTELADVVLPVAPDAQRSGSYVNWEGRNRPFGVALDATGVLPDCRVLDTLGVEMDTDLFTQTPAAAAGELARLGTRRAGTLAPSVAAGEPRRPGYGQAVLATSRQLVDDASLAIDEPALAGTARRPYVKLNAATAERLGLTEGEDAAVRTDRGTITLPVALADTPDGVVWLPTCSPGSHVRPTLGAGHGDLVGVVPATGNGSAS
- the nuoF gene encoding NADH-quinone oxidoreductase subunit NuoF, which encodes MSTPDPITPVLTRRWLSPRSWSIDTYTRLEGYSSLRTAFAAHPDQLIQLIKDSGLRGRGGAGFPTGMKWGFIPQDDGSGKGPGAKPKYLVINADEGEPGTCKDIPTMMADPHSLIEGCIVTSYAIRANFCAIYVRGEALHCIRRLRAAVREAKEAGYLGHDILGSGFDLEIVVHAGAGAYICGEETALLDSLEGRRGQPRLKPPFPATSGLYASPTVVNNVETIASVPAIVTGGADWFRSMGREKSPGPKIYSISGHVERPGQYEAPLGITLRELLELAGGMKDGVPLKFWTPGGSSTPLLTAEHLDVPLDFEGAAEAGSMLGTTAVQVFNETVSVPWAVMKWTEFYKHESCGKCTPCREGTFWLVQVLQRMVRGEGTAADIDMMVDVCDNILGRSFCALGDGATSPITSAIQYFRQEFVDLIASQPDVDRPEQLADVELAQRTDGTALTGAST